The genomic region GCCGCCGCGTGTGGCAATGGCCGGAGAGTCGCTGGACCGATACATCATCGAGGCCATCCGCCTCTACGAAGGGCTCGAGTACGAGCTCGCGCTGGAGCAGCTCGGACACGCCCGGAAGGGCGCTCCGAGCGCCGACGAGGAAGTCGTCATCAGCCTCCATGAGGGCGTCATCCTCGCGGACCTCGGACGCTGGGACGAGGCGCGTGCCTCGTTCCAGTCCGCCCTCCGGCGGAAGCCCGGAGCGCAGCTTCCTCTTCTCGTCTCCCCCAAGGTGACGCGGGAGTTCGAGGCCCTGCGCGCCAGCATCCACGCACAGCTCTCACCAGGGCAGCCAAAGCCAGCCGGCGGCGGCACGGAGGAACAGGCGGTCGAGCTGCCCCTGTCCATCGAACCCCCGTCCGCCCTGGCTCCCCACGCCAACGCGGATGCAGCCGGAGCCCGGACTGACCTGGTGCCCTCCTCTACCCAGGCGCAGGCCATGGAGGTGCGCGAGCGTCGCACGCCCCTGGCGCCGTGGGTGCTTCTCGGCGTGGGTGTGGCGGCCGGAGGTACGGGTACCTGGTTCGCGCTCTCCTCGCGAGGTCAGTCCGAGGATGCACGCGGTGCCCGCTACCAGGACGACCTGCTCGCGCACCATGCGCAAGCGAAGCGCGACGCGAGGACGGCCAACATCCTGTTCGGCACGGCGGGACTGGCCGCGGCCGGCGCGCTGGTCACCTGGCTGCTGTCTCCCAGTCCCTCCCATGAGCCCGGGCCCGAGCTGTCCGCGCGCGGAGGCGCCCGATGAGCTCGCTGACATCGAGAGGCCTGGCGCTGCTGCTGCTGGCGATGGTGGGCTGCTCCGTGCCGGACCTGGGGGCACTCGAGAACGAGAAGCCACGCGAGTGCAACGAGGAGCACCGCTGCCGCGACGGGGAGCTGTGTGTCGAGGGCTTCTGCCAGGAGAACCCCTGCGACGGCGTCGAGCCCACCACCGCATACCGCGATGCCGACGAAGACGGCCATGGGGTGGTGGATGCCGCGCCAGAGGTTTTCTGCGGTGACGTGCCCGCGGGCTACGCAACCTCGAGGGACGACTGTGACGATGCGCGCGCCGAGGTCCATCCCGGACTCCCCGAGGTGTGCGACGGCCTCGACAATGACTGCCGGGAAGGTATCGACAACGGGCTGGCCCGGACAGAGTACTTCCGTGATGCGGACGGTGATGGCGTTGGCGTACAGGCCGACAGCCAGCAGTCATGCGGGCCCCCTGCCGGCTACGTGCAGTCGCCCTCGCAGGTCTTCGACTGTGATGACAACGATGCCGAGCGCACTCCCGGCAAGGCCGAGTCGTGCGACGGCAAGGACAATGACTGCGCCGGCGGTGTCGATGATGGGTTCGACAGGCACTGGTACCGCGACGAGGACGGGGACACCCATGGCCGCAACGAGGCCCCCACCGTGAGCTGTGAAGCTCCCGGTCCCGGCTATGTCCACGTGACGACCGGCACCTTCGACTGTGATGACACCTCCGCCGAGGTTCATCCCGGAGCGATGGAGAAGTGCAACAACCGCGATGACAACTGCCAGGGGGGAGAGGACGAGCCCTTCCTCACGGGAGCTCGGCGCAAGGGGGCTGCGTGCAACAACGACGTCTGCACCGGGACGTACACCTGCACGGCCTCCGGGGATGACACGGTCTGCGATGCTCCCGCTCCGATGAGCCACTTCCCCGATGTGGACGGGGACGGCGAGGGCGCCGCCAACGCGACTGCACAGACGACCTGCACCCCGAACGCCCCGCCGGCTGGCAGGGCCTTCAATGCCTTGGACTGCGATGACGTGGACCCCAACAGCAGAAAGGCCGGGACCGAGGTCTGCGATGCCGT from Pyxidicoccus trucidator harbors:
- a CDS encoding putative metal-binding motif-containing protein, which gives rise to MSSLTSRGLALLLLAMVGCSVPDLGALENEKPRECNEEHRCRDGELCVEGFCQENPCDGVEPTTAYRDADEDGHGVVDAAPEVFCGDVPAGYATSRDDCDDARAEVHPGLPEVCDGLDNDCREGIDNGLARTEYFRDADGDGVGVQADSQQSCGPPAGYVQSPSQVFDCDDNDAERTPGKAESCDGKDNDCAGGVDDGFDRHWYRDEDGDTHGRNEAPTVSCEAPGPGYVHVTTGTFDCDDTSAEVHPGAMEKCNNRDDNCQGGEDEPFLTGARRKGAACNNDVCTGTYTCTASGDDTVCDAPAPMSHFPDVDGDGEGAANATAQTTCTPNAPPAGRAFNALDCDDVDPNSRKAGTEVCDAVDNDCDGQVDDGLSCGGTLKQVFDFNLGGTGHDWRAVAMGPGGYPLWIAGLSGKLAVRKTAGAAFQGFDGGQPNSCSTITDWRAAWVRPSDGSVFLAGANGRLAQHSGTSCVLQTTTPVVQTRLSPFWAGRPKQGGEGRKG